In Flavobacteriales bacterium, the genomic window GTTTAGCTTCCGGATCGTTAAACACACCCATTGCACAGAATTTAGCAATACGCTGAGAAACCAATTGATCAGGCTTCAATTTTTTCAATTGACCCAATTGATGAATGAGTTCATCCTTCACCGCCTGGTGCGCTGCTTCCGGATCATTGTGTGCCCCACCGAGTGGTTCTTTAATGATTCCGTCAATCAGTTTATTTTTCATCATATCGGTTGGCGTCAGTTTTAACGCCGTAGCCGCAATTTCTTTTTTCTCCCAGCTGCGGAATAAAATCGAAGAACATGACTCCGGTGAAATCACCGAATACCAGGTATTTTCCAACATCAATACGCGATCTCCCACGCCAATTCCCAATGCACCACCCGAAGCACCTTCGCCAAGGATAATGCAAATAACAGGAACGCGAAGTTTCATCATTTCATAAATGTTGCGTGCAATCGCTTCACCTTGTCCGCGCTCTTCCGCTTCCAATCCCGGATATGCACCCGGAGTGTCGATTAATGTAACAATAGGTTTATTGAATTTCTCGGCCAGCTTCATCAAACGCAAAGCCTTGCGGTAACCTTCCGGATTCG contains:
- a CDS encoding acetyl-CoA carboxylase carboxyltransferase subunit alpha — its product is MATFLDFEKPIEELYHQIEEAKALNEKSPVDISDAVKVLEKKIVDARKQIYANLTPWQRVQVSRHPDRPYSLAYINYITEGTFQELHGDRNVRDDKAIVGGFGKVDGQTVMFIGHQKGINLKMRQYRNFGMANPEGYRKALRLMKLAEKFNKPIVTLIDTPGAYPGLEAEERGQGEAIARNIYEMMKLRVPVICIILGEGASGGALGIGVGDRVLMLENTWYSVISPESCSSILFRSWEKKEIAATALKLTPTDMMKNKLIDGIIKEPLGGAHNDPEAAHQAVKDELIHQLGQLKKLKPDQLVSQRIAKFCAMGVFNDPEAKPVKSASASKQKPAAKKVSSAKAKPAAKAATSKSTAKAKPAAKKAKKK